A single Lolium perenne isolate Kyuss_39 chromosome 6, Kyuss_2.0, whole genome shotgun sequence DNA region contains:
- the LOC127308375 gene encoding auxin-induced protein 15A-like — protein MLTMGYFRAPKLGGRKSSSPERDGQSLRSALLVDGETASVPKGYFAVYVGAEARRFVVPMSLLCQPAFRALMELAAEEFGFGQAGGLRIPCREEDFVATVAELLPAAESRQRRWSAAGGRRSTSVNW, from the coding sequence ATGTTGACGATGGGGTACTTCCGGGCACCCAAGCTGGGCGGGAGGAAGTCGTCGTCGCCGGAGAGGGACGGCCAGAGCCTGCGTTCGGCGCTGCTCGTCGACGGCGAGACGGCGTCGGTGCCCAAGGGGTACTTCGCGGTGTATGTGGGAGCGGAGGCGCGGCGCTTCGTGGTGCCCATGAGCCTCCTCTGCCAGCCGGCGTTCCGGGCGCTCATGGAGCTTGCCGCCGAGGAGTTCGGGTTCGGCCAGGCCGGCGGGCTCCGCATCCCATGCCGCGAGGAGGACTTcgtcgccaccgtcgccgagCTCCTGCCCGCGGCCGAGTCCAGGCAGCGCCGCTGGAGCGCGGCCGGGGGCAGGCGGAGCACCTCGGTGAACTGGTGA